CAACAGGCTCAAATCAATGATTTTCGAATAGGGCTTCAACCGCACTTTGGCAGATCAGGCGTCCCTGGCTCTATCTTTTTCCTATTCTGTTTCCAATTAGCAAAATTAGCCTTATCTTAGTAATGCATGCCGCAATTAAGAAAACGCAAACTTTTGAATTTTAAGATTATGAGAATACTAACAGATTTGCTGAACCTTCATGAAGGGGAGGACGACAGGGCAAAAACACTCGAAGCCGTTAAGAAAAACATCACCTTCAAAGGTGCCAATCTCTGGATTCTGGCCTGCGCCATAATCGTCGCCTCGGTCGGGCTCAATGTAAACTCCACCGCGGTGATTATCGGAGCCATGCTGATATCCCCTTTGATGGGGCCGATAGTAGGCGCCGGGTTTGCTTTGGGCATCTATGACTTCTCACTGCTGAAGAAATCACTTAATAACCTGCTTACGGCAACTGCTGTAAGTCTGGCGGTATCCACCCTTTATTTTTACCTGAGCCCCTTTAAGGATGTGCAGTCCGAACTGCTGGCCAGAACCTCTCCCAATATTTACGATATCCTAATAGCCTTCTTTGGAGGCCTTGTGGGGGTTATTGCCGTGACCAGGTCCGAAAAAGGGAACCCGATTCCCGGTGTGGCCATTGCAACAGCACTTATGCCGCCGCTCTGTACGGCAGGTTACGGACTTGCTACCGGACAGTGGAAATTTTTCCTGGGGGCTTTCTACCTCTACAGCATCAACTGTGTCTTTATAGGTATCGCAACCTTTCTGATTATAAAATACCTGAACTACCCTGCCGTAAAGCAGATAGATGAAAGCCATCAGAAAAGGGTCAAATACACCATCGCCTTTCTAATCACTGTTATGCTGGTGCCCAGCAGCTATCTTGCCTATTCGCTTTACAGGGAACAGCAGTTCAAAAAAAATGCGGATCTTTTTATTGAAAATGAGTTTTCCGCCAAAGGATATACCATCGTGTACAGAAAGACGGACTTCAACCCTAAAAACAAAAGGCTCGAACTGGCATTCCTCTCAAAACGCTTTTCTGAAGCAGAAATAAAAGACCTTGCCGGAAGACTCAGCCGGAACAAATACCTGGCCGGCACCCAGCTGCTCATTAGGCAGGACAGTACCGACCGTTTCAATGCCCTGAAGGGAGATATTCTGAACCAGATCAAAAGCAGCGAAAATGAAATGAACCTGAAAGATGTCAGGATCATGCAGCTGGAGAAAGAACTGGCCAGAAACCAATTTGACAGCCGCCAGATCCTCAAAGAAACCCGTGCGCTCTATCCTGCAGTCAATTCATTATCCATCAGCAGAAATACCCTTGTAAGCCCTAAAGACAGCATTACTTCGGTAACGGCTGTTATCTATGACGCATCAAAAGACCTTTCCAAAACAGACAGCGAAAAACTGCAGAAATGGCTCAATGAACGCTTATCGGTAAATGATGTGGAACTCTTCCGCAAACACTAAGCTCCCTAAAATCTCATTTTCTGTTTTCTGCTGTACAGCCGCAGAATGGAGAAGCCTGTGATGCCCGCCGCCGTGGAAGCTGCCAGTATGGCAAATTTGGCTTCGTTCTGCAGCACCGCATCGTTAAAAGACAGTAAAGCAATAAATATCGACATCGTAAAGCCTATTCCTCCCAGCAGTCCAAGTCCTAGCACATGCACCCAGGTGACAGATTCGGGCAGTGCGGCTATTTTCAGCTTTACCGACAGCCAGGACATGATAAAAATCCCGACAGGCTTGCCCAAAAAAAGACCCAGGACTATCCCAAGGCCCAGACTGCTGAAAAGCCCCTGCAACATAGCAGGTTCAAAGGTTATATTGGTATTGGCAAGCGCAAAGACAGGCATAATCAGAAAATTGACAGGACACGCAAGGAAATGCTCCAGTTTTTCAAGCGGCGACTCGGTATCGTCTTCATTGGTTGGTATGGTCATCGCCACCAATACTCCGGCTATGGTCGCATGGACCCCGGAATGATGTATAAAATACCAGATCAATATCCCCGGGAGCAGGTAAAACAGCAGGTTTTTAATACCTGAGCGGTTAAAAATGACCAATAAAACCAGCAATGCTCCCGCATAGCCCAGATACATAAAGTTCAGCTCCGAGGAATAGAATAAGGCTATCACTAAAATTGCAATCAAATCATCGACAATTGCAAGGGCGGCCAGAAAAATCTTCAGCCCAGAAGGCACTCTGCTGCCCAAAAGCGATAAAATTCCAAGTGCAAAGGCGATATCCGTAGCCATAGGAATGCCCCAGCCTTTAGCTGTTTGGGGATCCGAAGCATTAAAAAATGCGTAAATCAGGGCAGGGACCGCTACCCCTCCCGCCGCGGCAAGGACAGGCAGAACCGCATGTGAAAAGGTGGAAAGCTCCCCTTCTATTACCTCCCGTTTAATCTCCAGACCGACCATCAGGAAGAAAACCGCCATCAGCCCGTCATTGATCCAAAGCCCTACAGGATATTTTAAATGAATCCAGGCTGTATTGAATCCCAGTTCAAAGTTAAGGATCCCTTTAAAACCTTCCGACCAGCCAGAATTGGCAATGGCCAAAGACACCAGCAGGGATGTTATCAAAAAAATGCCGCCTGCCGAGGAGGAGCGGAAAAAATGCGCGAATATTTTTAAGTTGATCAGTTTTGTCATATCCGCAAATTTAAAACTTAATTACTGTTATTCCAATCGTAAAATTGAGGATATGAATTGGCCTGATTCAGAAATTGCGGGGCTTATCCAAATCAAAGCTTTGAATGCAAACGATATCAGCACCATATAAATCTCTTTAAATTTTAACAGGGGAATCTAGCTGCTGTTTTTTTTCGTTAATAAAATTTAGAATCATTCTACTGGTTTTCACCAAATAAGAAAAGACATTTTGAATTAATTTTATTTTGAATTAAACCGATGAAAATGAATGCTATTGATAAAGAGTCGCTTCAGGATGCTCTAAAAAGCATAGATGAAAAAATTAACCGGCTGAACAGACAAAAAATAACGGCTTTATTTGAATCCTTGGGTCTGCTTGAAAGAAATGATATTTCCAAAGAATATCTGAACTGGGAAAATGTGCTGATAGTGGTTCCGAGCCGGGATATTTTTAATGAAATAAAAAAATATAAAGATCTGACCTCAAGGCTTGCATTGGTCATAAACACCAATGCCGATCAGATTCATATTTATGATTTTGCTCTTTGGGATAAAAGCATCAGGAACAAGACAAAATTTCAAATCAGGGAACTGCTCAAATCAAATTTTGGCGGCACCGAAAAAATCGCTGAAAAACGTGACTGGGTTAAACTGCTGCTCAAATAAAAAAGGCACATCGAAAACCATTGCACAAATAATTGGTATGCTTCTTTAATGGAGGTCTATAATACTGCCTGTTAAAACTTGCACAGTACTGATTAACTTTTAGAATCTTCAAATCCTAAGACATGTTTTGTATATACTTTTTGATTTAAAACTGCTTAAACTTTAACATTCAGTATCATATTGAAAACTTAAATAAAATGAATTAGTAAAATAAGGGATTGCTTCCTCTTTTTTAGATCATTTAAACCCAACAGGCCATATAAGCCCCAACCTAATCAAAAATTAAAACATATTTTTTTTGGGTTGCCTGCAATTTCACCAAAAATTTAAAAGCGTTTCTAATGGCAATAAACCATCAAAATTTTGTGGAAAAACTTTAATAAAATCTGTTGATTAAAATAAAAAATTAAAACAATCAATAATTGATAAGCGCATCTTCGAATGTATATTGGACATTTTTGAACGGATAAAATATTGAAAATAGATGTTTGACTCTTGGTGCAGAATCGGTGCACGCACATTCAATACACCACCTAATACACTATAAAACAACTACTTGAATCCCTAAGTTCGAAACATTACTAAACATCAAAAATATTATAGCAATCACTCGTTTTAGAATTGCAGCAAAATGATGGCACATGATTTTTTGGAAAATAGAAAGTAAGCAAAATCAAGTGCTAACAAGTTTAGATTCAAAACTATTATACATTACTTTATTTAAAAGCATCTCGCGAATAGCAGCATATTCACTGTATCTATTTCGAACAAGAGATTAAATCTAAAAAGCAGATAACTTTCATGAAAATGTTATAATTACAGCTTCACACATCTAAAATTGACGTGATGGCAATAGACCTCATTCCATCTTTTCCACTTGTTCCCATCATATAACGAGTGAAGTATTGATCGGCGAATAAAAAGATCCTCCACATCATATAGTCCGTCATCGTTTGGAGCGTATTGTACTGTTGCTGCAATTCCTTGAAACCGTCATATCCAGTATCTGCCACTTTTATATAGAAATGTCTTGACAAATATTAGCCAGAAATTTCCCTTTGGATTTTAATATATAATCATCAGGCAGTTCAGGTACATTTAAGAAATATAATCAAAAAAAAATATTTTAACCTACAAACTCCATCCTGCTTGCAAAAGTTGATAAATGATGATCCTGTTCTACAGTATTGCTGAGATATTTTTCTAATTGTTACTATTGTTCAGTTTATATCTAGTCCCGTAAACATTCACTTACACCTTGAAAAAGTAAATTGCGGGACCAAAAAAAGATTATAATTATTTAAACAAAGAATAATGAAACTAAAATTAATTGTACTGCTTACTTTATGTATGTCTCCATTTTTATACTGTCAAGATTGGAATGGTATTCCCGTTCCTGCAAATGCTGGAACAGGAAAAATTTGGAAAATTCAGCCACAGTCTGATGATTTTAATTACACCTATAAAGCGTCCACTAATCAAGCAACGATTGGCGGAAAGTGGACTAACTTTTATCACAACACTTGGGATGGTCCAGGGCCTACAAAATGGAGGTATGAGAATACTACCGTTAGCGGAGGAAATCTGCATGTTTTTGCAACTAGACAGGCAAATGAAACTAAGACTTTTACTGTAGATTGTGATGGAGATAATGTTGCCGAAAGCTGGACTATGGCGGCTACAAGAGCGGGCTGCATTACATCGAAAACAAGGGTAAAGTACCCTGTATATGTAGAAGCGCGTTTTAAAATCGCAAATGCAGTTATGGCTTCTGATATTTGGATGCTTAGTCCAGATGACACCCAAGAAATCGATATCCTGGAAGCATACGGCGGAAAAGCAACTAGAAATGATTGGCTAGCACAACGTTTGCATTTAAGTCACCATGTATTTATTAGAAGTCCGTTTTTGGATTATCAGCCTACCGATGCCAGCACATGGTACACGGGAGCTACAAAAACCTATTGGACAGACAAATGGATTCGTCTTGGTGTGTACTGGGCTAGTCCAACTCGGTTAGAATACTACTTGGATGGTCAATTAGTCAAGGTAATGGACAATCTAGATACTGTGAACGGCAAAGACGGAATAGACCCATTAAATTATACCTCAACAGCTACTCCAAGAACTGCCGCTACACGCACGGGACTGGTAAAAGAAATGGATATCATTATTAATATGGAAGATCAAAACTGGAATGCCTGTAAAGGACGTACTCCTACTGATGAAGAAATTACAAATTTTGACAATCATAATTTCAATATCGATTGGATTCGAATTTACAAACCTGTGACCGATCCAAATTTAGGGAAACAAGATGCCAAGATTGAAGAAAAAAAATTGATGCTATTTCCAAATCCTTTTAAAGATTCTATTCAAATAAATTCAGAAAAAAACATAAGCACTGTCCAAATTTACAGTTTAAGCGGAACTAAATTGTTGGTTGAAAAAATCAATAATACCAATGCTACTATTGCTACTAAAAACTTAAGCGCTGGAATGTATATTGCAAAAATTAACTGGGAAGATGGCACTACAATTTCCCAAAAGGTCATAAAACAATAAAGCTCAAAAATTTCAAACTAAATTTACTTTTCTCGAAAAAAATACAACATTTGAAATCTTGAGCATTAGTAGCGTTGGAGATTAACTATAGATCAGTATCCAACGCTAATTGGATCAATAATGTGAGCTTTTGCATGCTGGATTTAGTTTTTATCCTTTTTTATCCGTTCCAATTGCTCTACTGAAAGTTTTTGCGAAAAATATACTTCTGGTTTCAAAAAGAGATTCGTGTTTTTCATTTTCGGGTCATAGATATCTAAACTTAAATCACAATCAAAACGACCTAGAATACTATAGTTTTTATTAGGACCACCCATATCTGTAAAATGACATAATCCCCAACTTATACCACGTCCGTTGCCGTTACTTGTAAAAGCATCGGGTACATAAGCCCCCGCAGCAGTAGGCAGCAAAGCCGAAACCGAAGCAATATTAAAATTGACTCCATCCTTTGCATATTGGATAGTGTTGCTTTCATTTCCGTTACTTGTAATCAGGGCAGCAATACCCTCTTTAAAAGGAAACAAAGCGGTTTCGTGACCTGAATTGAATAAAGGATTCAAAGGATGCTTAGTGAATGGTCCCAAAGGATTATCGGCCATAGCCAAGCCATTCCCAACTAAATAATCAGGCCGATCACCATAAGCCGCCTTAAAATACAAGTAGATTTTACCTTTATACAATAAAGGATACGGATCATGAATAGAAAATTGATCCCAAGTCCCTTTATCACCATTTTCGACAATTATTTTATTTGCCGCTATCCATGGGCCATCTGGTGAATCAGAGTATGAAGCAGTCACAGGACAATGATCTCCTTTTTTTCCGCTGGCTTCCATAAACCCTTGGTAATACAAATAAAATTTTCCTTCCCATTTTAAAATATCAGGAGTCGCTACTGAGCGCCATCCTACTTGTGGCAGTAAAGGTCTTTCGATTGCCACGCCCTGTTCTTCCCAAGACAAGCCATCTTTACTGGTAGCGTACCATATTTCACATAAATCCCAATCGGTTGAGGGAATGTTTTCGGTACTTTCACTAGCTCTACTAGCACCTACAGGAGCTGTTTCTGTATCTCTTTTAGTGTACCAAACATAGTATTTTCCATTTTCGAAAATAATTTTGGAAGGGTCACGTCTTGAGATTGTTCCGTCTCCATTATGATAATCAAATCCTTTGAGTTCTGTATATTTAAAACTCGAAAAGAGTTCGTTATCC
The sequence above is a segment of the Flavobacterium sp. genome. Coding sequences within it:
- a CDS encoding family 43 glycosylhydrolase — translated: MMLAILNKNRITTTISIGLVTLFLATSCGSSKQKEIVGYPWDIPQTKPNRALSAAMERLYDNYLTPRPEDNELFSSFKYTELKGFDYHNGDGTISRRDPSKIIFENGKYYVWYTKRDTETAPVGASRASESTENIPSTDWDLCEIWYATSKDGLSWEEQGVAIERPLLPQVGWRSVATPDILKWEGKFYLYYQGFMEASGKKGDHCPVTASYSDSPDGPWIAANKIIVENGDKGTWDQFSIHDPYPLLYKGKIYLYFKAAYGDRPDYLVGNGLAMADNPLGPFTKHPLNPLFNSGHETALFPFKEGIAALITSNGNESNTIQYAKDGVNFNIASVSALLPTAAGAYVPDAFTSNGNGRGISWGLCHFTDMGGPNKNYSILGRFDCDLSLDIYDPKMKNTNLFLKPEVYFSQKLSVEQLERIKKDKN
- a CDS encoding DUF389 domain-containing protein; the encoded protein is MRILTDLLNLHEGEDDRAKTLEAVKKNITFKGANLWILACAIIVASVGLNVNSTAVIIGAMLISPLMGPIVGAGFALGIYDFSLLKKSLNNLLTATAVSLAVSTLYFYLSPFKDVQSELLARTSPNIYDILIAFFGGLVGVIAVTRSEKGNPIPGVAIATALMPPLCTAGYGLATGQWKFFLGAFYLYSINCVFIGIATFLIIKYLNYPAVKQIDESHQKRVKYTIAFLITVMLVPSSYLAYSLYREQQFKKNADLFIENEFSAKGYTIVYRKTDFNPKNKRLELAFLSKRFSEAEIKDLAGRLSRNKYLAGTQLLIRQDSTDRFNALKGDILNQIKSSENEMNLKDVRIMQLEKELARNQFDSRQILKETRALYPAVNSLSISRNTLVSPKDSITSVTAVIYDASKDLSKTDSEKLQKWLNERLSVNDVELFRKH
- a CDS encoding T9SS type A sorting domain-containing protein translates to MKLKLIVLLTLCMSPFLYCQDWNGIPVPANAGTGKIWKIQPQSDDFNYTYKASTNQATIGGKWTNFYHNTWDGPGPTKWRYENTTVSGGNLHVFATRQANETKTFTVDCDGDNVAESWTMAATRAGCITSKTRVKYPVYVEARFKIANAVMASDIWMLSPDDTQEIDILEAYGGKATRNDWLAQRLHLSHHVFIRSPFLDYQPTDASTWYTGATKTYWTDKWIRLGVYWASPTRLEYYLDGQLVKVMDNLDTVNGKDGIDPLNYTSTATPRTAATRTGLVKEMDIIINMEDQNWNACKGRTPTDEEITNFDNHNFNIDWIRIYKPVTDPNLGKQDAKIEEKKLMLFPNPFKDSIQINSEKNISTVQIYSLSGTKLLVEKINNTNATIATKNLSAGMYIAKINWEDGTTISQKVIKQ
- the nhaA gene encoding Na+/H+ antiporter NhaA; the protein is MTKLINLKIFAHFFRSSSAGGIFLITSLLVSLAIANSGWSEGFKGILNFELGFNTAWIHLKYPVGLWINDGLMAVFFLMVGLEIKREVIEGELSTFSHAVLPVLAAAGGVAVPALIYAFFNASDPQTAKGWGIPMATDIAFALGILSLLGSRVPSGLKIFLAALAIVDDLIAILVIALFYSSELNFMYLGYAGALLVLLVIFNRSGIKNLLFYLLPGILIWYFIHHSGVHATIAGVLVAMTIPTNEDDTESPLEKLEHFLACPVNFLIMPVFALANTNITFEPAMLQGLFSSLGLGIVLGLFLGKPVGIFIMSWLSVKLKIAALPESVTWVHVLGLGLLGGIGFTMSIFIALLSFNDAVLQNEAKFAILAASTAAGITGFSILRLYSRKQKMRF